One Megasphaera elsdenii DSM 20460 genomic window carries:
- the serC gene encoding 3-phosphoserine/phosphohydroxythreonine transaminase, protein MKRVYNFNAGPSAMPLEVLKEVQDEFLDFNHTGMSIVEISHRSAAYQEMQDDTVATLKKLLTVPDDYHIVFIQGGGSMQFVMHAANFLKKRGGYLNTGVWSNKAMEAASFFGETYEVASSKADHFTYIPKADSFVVKPDTDYIYMTSNNTIHGTEWHDFPSFDVPLFCDMSSDFLSRPVDVKNFDFIYAGVQKNVGPAGVVVAIIKDDLLNKVCRDLPLMLQYKTYVDHDSTYNTPPVFNIYFVNKVAHWLDDHGGLQAMYERNQKKAAIVYGVIDDSHGFYRGHARQDSRSLMNVTFNLPTKELEAQFVAEAAEHDLIGVKGHRSIGGCRASIYNAVTEEGCQALADFMKQFQKKH, encoded by the coding sequence ATGAAGAGAGTGTACAATTTCAATGCAGGCCCATCGGCAATGCCTTTGGAAGTCCTCAAGGAAGTGCAGGACGAATTTCTCGATTTCAATCATACGGGGATGAGCATCGTCGAAATCAGTCATCGCAGTGCTGCCTATCAGGAAATGCAGGACGACACGGTGGCGACGCTGAAGAAGCTCCTAACTGTTCCTGACGATTACCATATCGTCTTCATCCAGGGCGGCGGCAGTATGCAGTTCGTCATGCACGCGGCCAATTTCCTCAAGAAACGCGGCGGTTATTTGAATACCGGGGTATGGTCCAACAAGGCCATGGAAGCGGCTTCCTTCTTCGGGGAAACCTATGAAGTCGCTTCGAGTAAAGCCGATCACTTTACGTACATCCCCAAGGCAGACAGCTTCGTCGTCAAGCCCGATACGGACTATATTTACATGACATCGAACAATACCATTCATGGGACGGAATGGCATGATTTTCCGTCTTTCGACGTTCCTTTGTTCTGTGATATGTCCAGCGATTTCCTCAGCCGCCCGGTAGATGTGAAGAATTTCGATTTCATCTATGCCGGTGTCCAGAAGAACGTCGGTCCGGCCGGCGTCGTCGTCGCCATCATCAAGGACGACCTGCTGAATAAGGTCTGCCGCGATTTGCCGCTCATGCTGCAGTATAAGACCTATGTCGACCACGATTCGACATACAATACGCCGCCGGTGTTCAATATTTATTTCGTCAATAAAGTAGCTCACTGGCTCGACGACCACGGCGGATTGCAGGCCATGTATGAACGCAATCAGAAGAAAGCTGCCATCGTCTACGGCGTCATCGACGACAGCCACGGCTTCTACCGCGGCCATGCCCGCCAGGATTCGCGCAGCCTGATGAATGTCACCTTCAACTTGCCGACGAAGGAACTGGAAGCACAGTTCGTCGCCGAAGCAGCCGAACACGACCTCATCGGTGTCAAAGGCCATCGGTCCATCGGCGGCTGCCGGGCGTCCATTTACAATGCCGTCACCGAAGAAGGCTGCCAGGCCTTGGCCGATTTTATGAAACAATTCCAGAAGAAACATTAA
- the serA gene encoding phosphoglycerate dehydrogenase, translating to MKILVSDDVSMKGVELLRENGYEVDVKKNLDEQGLIDCIGEYDGLITRSMTHVTEKVIEAATKLKVVGRAGVGVDSIDLKSATSRGIVVVNTPTSNTLAATEHTCAMIMAITRHIPQAHNSLMAGNWDRKTFTGIQLQNKTIGIIGVGRIGSRIAKRMQAMEMKTIGYDPYIPEERFKQLGVEQVDLDTLLKRSDYITMHTPLTKETRGLIGKEEIAKMKDGVRVINVSRGAVLDIYALAEALKSGHVAGAAIDVFPTEPLTKDINPFLGMDNVVITPHLGASTVEAQIGVSIDVAEGVMEALKGEPVATAVNMAPVPPNVYNVIHPYFDLMERMGNLAVYLADAPMKEIEVEYTGELADTETRLLTTAVLKGALNPILQESVNYVNAAEVAKTRHIAIKEINSQSNGYFVNSVTVRVRTNKGEHAIVGVLFNGTEAKIVQIDEYRVDFTPEGYLLLVPHVDQPNMIGQISTILGQAHINIMGMQVGRMTKSGNNIMAIAVQDDIPNDIMVKLRSINGILDMKLIHCDIH from the coding sequence ATGAAGATTTTAGTCAGCGATGACGTATCGATGAAAGGCGTAGAACTCTTACGCGAAAACGGTTATGAAGTAGATGTCAAGAAGAACCTCGATGAACAGGGCCTGATCGACTGCATCGGCGAATACGACGGCCTCATCACCCGTTCCATGACCCACGTTACGGAAAAAGTCATCGAAGCGGCTACGAAATTGAAAGTCGTCGGCCGTGCCGGTGTCGGCGTCGACAGCATCGACTTGAAGAGCGCAACGTCCCGGGGCATCGTCGTCGTCAATACGCCGACCTCCAATACGCTGGCTGCCACAGAACACACCTGTGCCATGATCATGGCCATCACCCGCCACATCCCGCAGGCCCACAATTCGCTCATGGCCGGCAACTGGGACCGCAAGACTTTTACAGGCATCCAGCTCCAGAACAAGACTATCGGCATCATCGGCGTCGGCCGTATCGGTTCGCGCATTGCCAAACGCATGCAGGCTATGGAAATGAAGACCATCGGTTATGACCCGTACATCCCGGAAGAACGGTTCAAACAGCTCGGTGTCGAACAAGTCGACTTGGATACCCTCCTCAAACGGTCGGACTACATCACCATGCATACGCCGCTGACCAAGGAAACGCGGGGCCTCATCGGCAAGGAAGAAATCGCCAAGATGAAAGACGGCGTTCGGGTCATCAACGTTTCTCGCGGAGCTGTCCTCGATATTTATGCCTTGGCGGAAGCCCTCAAGAGCGGCCATGTCGCCGGCGCTGCTATCGACGTCTTCCCGACGGAACCGCTGACCAAGGACATCAACCCCTTCCTGGGCATGGACAACGTGGTCATTACGCCGCACCTCGGCGCATCGACAGTAGAAGCTCAGATCGGCGTTTCCATCGATGTCGCTGAAGGCGTCATGGAAGCCCTCAAGGGCGAACCGGTTGCGACGGCTGTCAACATGGCCCCGGTACCGCCCAATGTCTACAACGTCATCCATCCTTATTTCGACCTCATGGAACGCATGGGCAACTTAGCCGTTTACCTGGCCGATGCGCCGATGAAGGAAATCGAAGTCGAATATACGGGCGAACTGGCCGATACGGAAACGCGTCTGCTGACGACGGCTGTCCTCAAAGGGGCCCTCAACCCGATCCTCCAGGAATCGGTCAACTACGTCAACGCAGCTGAAGTCGCCAAGACGCGCCACATTGCCATTAAAGAAATCAACAGCCAGTCCAATGGCTATTTTGTCAATTCCGTCACCGTCCGGGTCCGCACCAATAAAGGGGAACACGCCATCGTCGGCGTCTTGTTCAACGGCACGGAAGCCAAGATTGTCCAGATCGACGAATACCGCGTCGACTTCACGCCGGAAGGCTACCTGCTCCTGGTACCGCATGTCGACCAGCCGAATATGATCGGCCAGATTTCGACCATCCTCGGCCAGGCTCACATCAACATCATGGGCATGCAGGTCGGCCGGATGACCAAATCGGGCAACAACATCATGGCTATCGCCGTCCAGGACGATATCCCCAATGATATCATGGTCAAACTCCGCTCGATCAACGGCATCCTCGACATGAAGCTCATTCACTGCGATATTCACTAA
- a CDS encoding histidine phosphatase family protein: protein MVRIILIRHGETQWNIEGRYQGQEDTHLSERGLKQGHMVAEGLKDTPIDVAISSPLERSYMTCSFCADLHGLPVLKDDRLLEINHGDWEGKLADEIEAKYPEAFHRWHTQPHTVTMPGQGGESLEDVRVRARAAFDDYVRKYDGKTVLVAAHDAVNKAIICDILGLDMSHFWQIKQDNTCINVLECQDGVWRLVLLNSTNHMGYLFSGIEQKGL from the coding sequence ATGGTACGCATCATACTCATTCGCCACGGCGAAACACAATGGAATATTGAAGGCCGCTACCAGGGCCAGGAAGATACGCACCTCAGTGAACGGGGCCTCAAGCAAGGCCATATGGTCGCTGAAGGACTGAAAGACACGCCCATCGACGTGGCCATTTCCAGTCCTCTCGAACGGTCGTACATGACCTGCTCCTTCTGCGCGGACCTCCACGGTCTGCCGGTCCTCAAAGACGACAGGCTCCTGGAAATCAACCACGGCGACTGGGAAGGGAAACTGGCCGATGAAATCGAAGCCAAGTATCCTGAAGCCTTCCACCGCTGGCATACACAGCCTCATACGGTGACCATGCCCGGTCAGGGCGGCGAATCGCTGGAAGACGTCCGCGTCCGCGCCCGTGCCGCCTTTGATGATTACGTCCGGAAATACGACGGCAAGACGGTCCTCGTCGCCGCTCATGATGCCGTCAACAAGGCCATCATCTGCGATATCCTGGGTCTGGATATGAGCCATTTCTGGCAGATCAAGCAGGATAATACGTGCATCAACGTCCTGGAATGTCAGGATGGCGTATGGCGCCTGGTCCTGCTCAATTCTACGAATCATATGGGGTATTTGTTCAGCGGTATTGAACAAAAAGGCTTATAA
- the serS gene encoding serine--tRNA ligase, producing the protein MLDTKFIREHAEEVKENIKNRHAKADVDAFVALDNQRREILQKVEAMKNERNTVTKEISQLKRNKENADAQIAAMKKLGDDIDVLDKEVKKVEADMRAIQLMIPNMCHPSVPVGNDDSDNPEVRKWGEPTKFDFQPLNHWDVGEKLGILDSERAAKVTGARFYYYIGAGARLERAVYNFMLDQHTEKDGYTEVIPPYIVNRDSMTGTGQLPKFYEDMYKLNVEGEEMYMIPTAEVPLTNYYRGEIIDGAKLPVYFTAMTPCFRAEAGSAGRDTRGLIRQHQFHKVEMVKYVAPETSYDELDKLTNNAEDILKALGLPYHVVCLCTGDIGFSAAKTFDVEVWFPAQGKYREISSCSNTEDFQARRANIRFRRTPKSKPEFVHTLNGSGLAVGRTVAAILENYQQADGSVIVPEVLRPYMHCDVITKQ; encoded by the coding sequence ATGTTAGATACGAAATTCATCCGCGAACATGCGGAAGAAGTCAAAGAAAATATTAAGAACCGCCATGCCAAAGCCGATGTCGACGCTTTCGTCGCCTTGGACAATCAGCGCCGTGAAATTCTTCAGAAAGTCGAAGCCATGAAGAACGAACGCAATACGGTCACCAAGGAAATCAGCCAGCTCAAACGCAATAAAGAAAACGCTGACGCCCAGATTGCAGCTATGAAGAAACTCGGCGATGACATCGATGTCCTCGACAAGGAAGTCAAGAAAGTCGAAGCTGACATGCGCGCTATCCAGCTCATGATCCCCAATATGTGCCACCCCTCGGTCCCCGTCGGCAACGACGACAGCGATAACCCGGAAGTCCGCAAATGGGGCGAACCGACGAAATTCGATTTCCAGCCTCTCAATCACTGGGATGTCGGTGAAAAACTGGGCATCCTCGATTCCGAACGGGCTGCTAAAGTAACGGGGGCCCGCTTCTATTATTACATCGGTGCCGGTGCCCGCCTGGAACGCGCCGTCTACAACTTCATGCTCGACCAGCACACGGAAAAAGACGGCTATACCGAAGTCATCCCGCCGTATATCGTCAACCGCGACTCCATGACCGGCACGGGCCAGCTGCCGAAATTCTATGAAGACATGTACAAACTCAACGTCGAAGGCGAAGAAATGTACATGATCCCGACGGCAGAAGTCCCGCTGACCAACTACTACCGCGGTGAAATCATTGACGGTGCCAAACTGCCGGTTTACTTCACGGCCATGACGCCGTGCTTCCGCGCTGAAGCCGGTTCGGCCGGCCGCGATACGCGGGGCCTCATCCGCCAGCATCAGTTCCATAAAGTCGAAATGGTCAAGTACGTCGCTCCGGAAACGAGTTATGACGAACTCGATAAACTGACCAACAACGCCGAAGACATCCTCAAGGCCCTGGGCCTGCCGTACCACGTCGTCTGCCTGTGCACCGGCGATATCGGTTTCTCTGCAGCCAAGACCTTCGACGTCGAAGTCTGGTTCCCGGCTCAGGGTAAATACCGCGAAATCTCGTCGTGCTCCAATACGGAAGATTTCCAGGCACGTCGGGCTAACATCCGCTTCCGCCGCACGCCGAAATCGAAACCGGAATTTGTCCACACCCTGAACGGCTCCGGTCTGGCTGTCGGCCGTACCGTCGCCGCTATCCTGGAAAACTACCAGCAGGCCGACGGCTCCGTCATCGTACCGGAAGTCCTCCGCCCGTACATGCATTGCGACGTAATTACGAAGCAGTAG
- the glpX gene encoding class II fructose-bisphosphatase, translating into MDRVLTLEFVRVTEAAAVKAGRLMGKGDKMGADQLAVDGMHSILSTVPIDGTVVIGEGEMDEAPMLYIGEKVGAGGTEVDIAVDPLEGTNLTAKGQDGSIAVMAIARKGNLLHAPDMYMEKLCVGPRAKGRIDLTKPVQENLRRIAEGLERGIDDLTVVILDRPRHQEIIDECRSAGARIKLITDGDVSPAVDAGIEGSGVHVLMGIGGAPEGVLAAAALKCLGGDMQARLIPYTDEERKRCWEMGIDDINRVMTLDDLVKGDDCIFSATAITDTPMMRGVQYFGGGARTMSVVMRYKSGTIRFIDTFHRFDKKAKWSIHL; encoded by the coding sequence ATGGATCGCGTATTGACCTTGGAATTTGTCCGCGTTACCGAAGCCGCTGCCGTTAAAGCCGGTCGTCTCATGGGGAAGGGCGATAAGATGGGCGCCGACCAGCTGGCCGTCGATGGCATGCATTCGATTTTATCCACCGTGCCTATCGATGGGACCGTCGTCATCGGCGAAGGCGAAATGGACGAAGCGCCGATGCTCTATATCGGGGAAAAAGTCGGTGCTGGCGGTACGGAAGTCGATATTGCCGTCGACCCGCTGGAAGGGACGAACTTGACGGCCAAAGGCCAGGATGGGTCCATTGCCGTCATGGCTATCGCCCGCAAGGGGAACTTGCTCCACGCGCCCGACATGTACATGGAAAAACTCTGTGTCGGCCCGCGGGCGAAAGGGCGCATCGATTTGACCAAGCCCGTACAGGAAAACCTGCGCCGCATCGCAGAAGGACTGGAACGGGGCATCGATGATCTGACTGTGGTCATCCTCGACAGGCCGCGTCATCAGGAAATCATCGACGAATGTCGCAGTGCCGGCGCCCGCATCAAGCTCATCACCGATGGCGACGTCTCACCGGCTGTCGATGCCGGCATCGAGGGGTCCGGCGTCCACGTCCTCATGGGCATCGGCGGCGCCCCGGAAGGCGTCCTGGCTGCGGCGGCCCTGAAATGCCTGGGCGGCGATATGCAGGCCCGCCTCATCCCGTATACCGACGAAGAACGGAAACGCTGCTGGGAAATGGGCATTGACGACATCAACCGCGTCATGACCCTCGACGACCTGGTAAAAGGCGACGACTGCATCTTCTCGGCGACGGCCATTACCGACACGCCTATGATGCGCGGCGTCCAGTACTTTGGCGGCGGCGCCCGTACCATGTCTGTCGTCATGCGTTACAAGAGCGGCACAATCCGCTTCATCGACACGTTCCACCGCTTCGACAAGAAAGCTAAATGGAGCATCCATTTGTAG
- the murA gene encoding UDP-N-acetylglucosamine 1-carboxyvinyltransferase: protein MEKLVIHGGKPLEGTVRVSGAKNAVLPIIVASMLGTTQSTLTEIPKLADVHTVCDVIASLGVHIEHPERDTLVIDAHELTSTTAPYDLVRRMRASFLVMGPLLARKGRAQISLPGGCSIGARPIDLHLKAFEAMGAVINLENGDIEATAPNGLKGAQIYLDFPSVGATENILMAASMAEGKTVLENAAEEPEIVDLATYLNSMGANIRGAGTNVIRIEGVKELHGANHAVIPDRIEAGTFMVGAAMTQGNVFVENAISEHLKPLISKLKEVGAEVQEEIDGIRVIGHAPLRPADIKTLPYPGFPTDMQAQFMALTTICQGTSVVTETVFENRFMHVDEFKRMGAKIRIEGRSAIVEGVPRLKGASVNATDLRAGAALVLAGLVADGETEVGYLYHIDRGYDNLVLKLQRLGADIVRVNIEEEEN, encoded by the coding sequence TTGGAGAAACTTGTTATTCATGGTGGAAAGCCCTTAGAGGGTACGGTTCGCGTCAGCGGGGCTAAAAATGCCGTACTGCCTATCATTGTTGCATCTATGCTGGGGACGACGCAGAGTACATTGACAGAAATCCCGAAGTTAGCCGACGTACATACCGTCTGTGACGTCATCGCGTCCCTGGGCGTTCATATAGAACATCCTGAAAGAGATACTTTGGTCATCGATGCCCATGAGCTGACATCGACGACGGCTCCCTATGATTTAGTGCGCCGCATGCGTGCATCTTTTTTGGTCATGGGTCCTTTACTGGCCCGCAAGGGGAGAGCCCAGATTTCTCTGCCCGGCGGCTGTTCCATCGGTGCCCGTCCTATCGACTTGCACCTCAAAGCTTTTGAAGCCATGGGCGCTGTCATCAACCTGGAAAACGGGGACATCGAAGCGACGGCACCGAATGGCCTCAAAGGGGCACAGATTTACCTCGATTTCCCCAGTGTTGGCGCTACTGAAAATATTCTCATGGCTGCATCCATGGCCGAAGGCAAGACGGTCCTGGAAAACGCAGCGGAAGAACCGGAAATCGTCGATCTGGCAACGTACCTCAACAGTATGGGCGCCAATATCCGCGGTGCCGGCACCAATGTCATCCGCATCGAAGGCGTCAAGGAACTGCACGGTGCTAACCATGCCGTCATCCCCGACCGCATCGAAGCCGGTACTTTCATGGTCGGCGCGGCCATGACCCAGGGCAATGTCTTCGTAGAAAATGCCATTTCGGAACACTTGAAGCCTCTCATCTCCAAATTGAAGGAAGTCGGCGCGGAAGTCCAGGAAGAAATCGACGGCATCCGCGTCATCGGCCACGCACCGCTTCGCCCGGCCGATATCAAGACCCTGCCCTATCCGGGTTTCCCAACGGACATGCAGGCTCAGTTCATGGCCTTGACGACCATCTGCCAGGGCACGAGCGTCGTCACGGAAACGGTCTTTGAAAACCGCTTCATGCACGTCGATGAATTTAAGCGCATGGGAGCCAAGATCCGCATCGAAGGCCGCAGTGCCATCGTCGAAGGCGTTCCCCGGCTCAAAGGGGCTTCGGTCAACGCGACGGACTTGCGGGCCGGTGCTGCCTTAGTCCTGGCGGGTCTCGTAGCTGACGGGGAAACGGAAGTCGGCTATTTATACCATATCGACCGCGGTTATGATAATCTTGTATTGAAATTACAAAGGCTAGGTGCAGACATTGTTCGCGTCAATATTGAGGAAGAAGAAAACTAA
- the mreB gene encoding rod shape-determining protein, translating to MRKKKTKKKVQPPKQSHSFFLANWFGSDIAIDLGTANIIVFVKNRGIVVNEPAVIAVDTMENKVVAVGREAQAMLGRTPRNIQAYHPLRNGVIADYDATEYMLRYFIRKAIGKALIFKPRVVICVPSSVTNVERRAVIEAAMQAGARKTTVMEEPLAAAIGAGLDIATSNGSMVVDMGGGTTDVAVLSLSGVVISESLRIGSNTFDEAIIRYLEKIKHVAIGQHTAEELKILIGTAMGDGRRMTADVRGRSTETGLPTSVDIDSQEIRQALDEPIQTVLKTIVSILEKTPPELAADIADHGIVLTGGGLLLDSFDRLISQTTGMAAYLCDDPLLCVANGAGKALREMDRLKDSFDDL from the coding sequence TTGAGGAAGAAGAAAACTAAGAAAAAAGTACAGCCGCCGAAACAGTCCCACTCGTTCTTTTTGGCCAACTGGTTCGGCAGCGACATCGCTATCGACTTGGGGACGGCCAACATCATCGTGTTCGTCAAGAACCGGGGAATCGTCGTCAATGAACCGGCCGTCATTGCCGTCGATACGATGGAGAATAAAGTCGTCGCCGTCGGCCGCGAAGCCCAGGCTATGCTGGGCCGGACGCCGCGCAACATCCAGGCCTACCATCCGCTTCGCAATGGTGTCATTGCCGACTACGATGCGACGGAATATATGCTGCGTTATTTCATCCGCAAGGCCATTGGCAAGGCGTTGATCTTTAAGCCCCGCGTCGTCATCTGCGTCCCATCGAGTGTCACCAACGTCGAACGGCGGGCCGTCATCGAAGCGGCTATGCAGGCCGGCGCCCGCAAGACGACAGTCATGGAAGAGCCGTTGGCAGCGGCTATCGGTGCCGGTCTGGACATTGCCACGTCCAATGGTTCCATGGTCGTCGATATGGGCGGCGGAACGACGGACGTCGCCGTCCTCAGCCTGAGCGGCGTCGTCATCAGTGAATCCCTGCGTATCGGCAGCAATACCTTCGATGAAGCAATTATCCGCTACCTGGAAAAGATCAAGCACGTCGCCATCGGCCAGCACACGGCGGAAGAACTGAAAATCCTCATCGGTACGGCTATGGGCGACGGCCGGCGCATGACGGCCGACGTCCGCGGCCGCAGTACGGAAACGGGCCTGCCCACGTCGGTAGACATCGATTCCCAGGAAATCCGCCAGGCCTTGGATGAACCCATCCAGACCGTCCTCAAGACGATCGTTTCCATCTTGGAAAAGACGCCGCCTGAACTGGCTGCGGATATTGCCGACCACGGCATCGTCCTCACCGGCGGCGGATTGCTCCTCGATAGCTTCGACCGCCTCATTTCCCAGACGACAGGCATGGCAGCTTATCTCTGTGATGATCCCCTGTTATGCGTTGCCAACGGAGCCGGCAAGGCTTTACGGGAAATGGACCGCTTAAAAGATAGTTTTGATGATTTATAA
- a CDS encoding SpoIVB peptidase S55 domain-containing protein, protein MRYTLMQKFSALRRTLGRVCLTAALSCILAISAQAQGFMNVSEVQPGMTGYAKTVVHGTTIDTFPVEILGVMKNSGPSGDLILAKFSGPLIEETGGIAQGMSGSPVYINGKLLGAVAYGWSFTNSRVGMITPINDMLKLWNVPTKEEIRPFNARESSLIPIATPLMTSGFDSLSTAWMQSKLPNYNFMPVDTASASSDSTALPLEPGSSVAAAFVNGDMKMGAIGTVTYVDNDHIVAFGHPFLKKGSINYFMHNAYIFTIVNNLSSSFKLGSIGAEVGKITQDRGAGIGGQYGYLAPGIPVVIKARDTDTDTAMTKRVKIIEDNELTPVLAATTVYNTVNKTIDRTGGGTATLSYTIRSSNGRDKDITRHNMYYSEDNINEKSIDELYNVLDILKHNEFIDYPILDINMTVDITQARKSATIVDASAAPVVVSPGDTVYFKVKLHPYRGVDEVKTMSFTVPKNQPLGDMTLEVRGGGVIPLPYLIEKQRYNLTDEIVQRLRHYKDFKELKKEIEKEDANNDLVIEILSQGVSMINENGTKVRKEKIRGKEPGTQAKDVVKPGKHAMGDDNPNDAKSSIPTPYIVKGDGQITIKVVTPEKRDAYLAKNHNINEAKAVIGDDTDGTSQDDELVKADKNGDDNKDTGKKDDKGNDKKPDKGQDKKSAEPIRTVDLDMFH, encoded by the coding sequence ATGAGATACACCCTGATGCAGAAATTCTCCGCCTTGCGGCGTACGTTGGGCCGGGTCTGTCTGACCGCGGCCCTTTCCTGTATCCTGGCCATTTCGGCGCAGGCACAGGGATTCATGAATGTCAGTGAAGTCCAGCCGGGCATGACGGGCTACGCCAAGACCGTCGTCCACGGCACGACTATCGATACGTTCCCTGTCGAAATCTTAGGGGTCATGAAGAACAGCGGCCCGTCAGGGGATTTGATCCTGGCCAAGTTTTCCGGACCCCTCATCGAAGAAACGGGCGGCATTGCCCAGGGCATGAGCGGCAGTCCGGTTTATATCAATGGCAAACTCCTCGGTGCCGTCGCTTACGGCTGGTCCTTTACCAATTCCCGTGTCGGCATGATTACGCCCATCAATGACATGCTCAAGCTCTGGAATGTGCCGACGAAAGAAGAAATCCGGCCTTTCAATGCCCGCGAATCGTCGCTCATCCCCATTGCGACGCCCCTCATGACGTCGGGCTTCGACAGCTTGTCGACGGCGTGGATGCAGAGCAAACTGCCGAATTACAACTTCATGCCCGTCGATACGGCCTCGGCCAGCAGCGACAGTACGGCCCTTCCTCTGGAACCGGGCAGCAGTGTCGCCGCGGCTTTCGTCAACGGCGATATGAAGATGGGGGCTATCGGGACCGTGACCTACGTCGATAACGACCACATCGTCGCCTTCGGCCATCCTTTCCTGAAAAAGGGCAGCATCAACTATTTCATGCACAACGCCTACATCTTCACAATCGTCAATAACCTGTCCAGTTCCTTCAAGCTCGGTTCTATTGGAGCCGAAGTCGGCAAGATCACCCAGGACCGCGGCGCCGGTATCGGCGGCCAGTACGGCTATCTGGCACCGGGCATCCCGGTCGTCATCAAGGCCCGGGATACGGATACGGACACGGCCATGACCAAGCGCGTCAAGATCATCGAAGACAATGAGCTGACGCCGGTCCTGGCAGCCACGACGGTATATAATACGGTCAACAAGACCATCGACCGCACGGGCGGCGGCACGGCGACCTTGTCCTATACGATCCGCTCTTCCAATGGCCGCGATAAGGATATTACCCGGCACAACATGTATTATTCCGAAGATAACATCAACGAGAAGAGCATCGATGAACTCTATAATGTGCTCGATATCTTGAAGCACAACGAATTTATCGACTATCCGATTTTGGACATCAATATGACCGTCGACATCACCCAGGCCCGCAAGTCGGCGACCATCGTCGATGCGTCGGCAGCACCTGTCGTCGTCAGCCCGGGCGATACGGTTTACTTCAAGGTCAAGCTCCATCCCTACCGCGGTGTCGATGAAGTGAAGACCATGAGCTTCACTGTCCCCAAGAACCAGCCCTTAGGCGATATGACCCTGGAAGTCCGCGGCGGCGGTGTCATCCCCCTGCCGTATCTCATCGAAAAACAGCGGTACAACCTGACCGATGAAATCGTCCAGCGCCTGCGCCACTATAAGGATTTCAAGGAACTGAAGAAGGAAATCGAAAAAGAAGACGCCAATAATGACCTGGTCATCGAAATCCTCAGCCAGGGCGTCAGCATGATCAATGAAAATGGCACGAAAGTGCGAAAAGAAAAGATCCGCGGCAAGGAACCGGGAACCCAGGCCAAGGATGTCGTCAAGCCGGGCAAACACGCCATGGGCGATGACAACCCAAATGATGCCAAATCTTCTATCCCGACGCCGTACATCGTCAAAGGCGACGGCCAGATCACCATCAAAGTCGTCACGCCGGAAAAACGCGATGCTTATTTAGCCAAGAACCACAACATCAACGAAGCGAAAGCCGTCATCGGTGACGATACAGACGGTACGTCCCAGGATGATGAACTGGTCAAAGCGGATAAGAACGGCGACGACAATAAAGATACGGGAAAGAAGGATGACAAGGGAAACGACAAGAAACCCGACAAAGGCCAGGATAAAAAATCGGCCGAACCCATCCGCACGGTCGACCTGGATATGTTC